Proteins encoded in a region of the Macaca mulatta isolate MMU2019108-1 chromosome X, T2T-MMU8v2.0, whole genome shotgun sequence genome:
- the KLHL34 gene encoding kelch-like protein 34, with the protein MSYFLSYCKAHGGALLTGYQALRAEGFLCDVTLETEGSEFPAHRSLLACSSDYFRALFKSHTQESRARVIHLHVPSAAGLQRLLDFIYTAWLSLSMDTVEDTLEAASYLQVTEALGLCGRYLERQLAPENCCFAANVASRFGLAHTLDAAERCIVRHLRELLARGAGPAGLLELNPTSLRAVLGAPDVARVPEARLLGLALAWLRQEPTTERLAHCTELLEHVRFGLVPADVLRRVYSGSGLVLPARVKGLIIQALNYHTTPSRQPLMQGEQTSIRSPQTRILLVGGRRAREVVIEEVVAPQRAARGRVAAPEPEEEEEELEEEEEEEWELTQNVVAFDVYNHRWRSLTQLPTPLLGHSVCTAGNFLFVLGGESPSGSVTSTLADSPRVVTAEVHRYDPRFHAWMEVPAMQEARAHFWCGAVGGRLLAVGGLGAGGEALASVEMYDLRRDRWTAAGALPRALHGHAGAVGDRGVVYISGGKAGRGEGGASSLRDLYVLGPEEQAWSKRAPMGTARFGHHMAVLRGAVFAFLGRYEPFSEIERYDPGADQWTRLRPLPYDRFCYGLAVVEETALLLGGLKWRDSRQVPTRNVVGYDLDLDRWEDIGCALPWAWSGLQCAVLQLADGGDEEREGEPGEALDLVLG; encoded by the coding sequence ATGAGTTACTTCCTGTCTTACTGCAAAGCTCATGGCGGCGCGCTGCTCACCGGCTACCAGGCCCTGCGCGCCGAGGGCTTTCTATGCGACGTGACACTGGAGACCGAGGGCAGCGAATTCCCGGCGCACAGGTCGCTCCTGGCGTGCTCCAGTGACTACTTCAGGGCCCTGTTCAAGAGCCACACTCAGGAATCTCGGGCGCGCGTGATCCACCTGCACGTGCCATCGGCAGCCGGCCTGCAGCGCCTGCTGGACTTCATCTACACTGCCTGGCTGTCGCTTTCCATGGACACTGTAGAGGACACTCTGGAGGCCGCCAGCTACCTGCAGGTCACCGAGGCCCTGGGGCTCTGTGGGCGCTACCTGGAGCGCCAGCTGGCTCCAGAGAACTGCTGCTTCGCCGCCAACGTGGCGTCGCGCTTTGGCCTGGCTCACACGCTGGACGCGGCCGAGCGCTGCATCGTGCGCCACTTGCGGGAACTGCTGGCGCGGGGCGCGGGCCCCGCGGGACTGCTGGAGCTCAACCCTACATCGCTAAGGGCTGTATTGGGTGCCCCCGACGTGGCGCGGGTGCCCGAGGCCCGGCTGCTGGGCCTGGCGTTAGCTTGGCTGCGGCAGGAGCCCACTACTGAGCGCCTGGCACACTGTACAGAGTTGCTGGAGCATGTCCGCTTTGGCCTGGTTCCCGCCGACGTACTGCGACGCGTGTACTCGGGCTCCGGCCTCGTGCTGCCCGCCCGGGTCAAGGGCCTCATCATCCAGGCCCTCAACTACCACACGACGCCCTCCCGCCAGCCACTCATGCAGGGCGAGCAGACCAGCATCCGGAGCCCCCAGACTCGAATCTTGTTGGTGGGGGGGCGCAGGGCACGGGAGGTGGTGATTGAGGAAGTCGTGGCCCCGCAGAGGGCAGCTAGGGGCCGGGTCGCCGCCCCAGAGCccgaagaggaagaggaagagttggaggaagaggaggaggaggagtgggagcTCACCCAGAACGTGGTGGCCTTCGATGTGTACAATCACCGCTGGCGCAGCCTCACGCAGCTACCCACACCACTGCTGGGGCACAGCGTGTGCACCGCGGGCAACTTCCTGTTTGTtctgggtggggagagccctTCCGGCAGTGTAACCTCGACCCTGGCCGACAGCCCGCGGGTAGTCACGGCCGAAGTGCACCGTTACGACCCGCGCTTCCACGCTTGGATGGAGGTGCCCGCCATGCAGGAAGCGCGGGCCCACTTCTGGTGCGGTGCGGTGGGAGGGAGGCTCCTGGCCGTCGGGGGCCTGGGCGCGGGCGGTGAGGCCCTGGCCTCAGTGGAGATGTACGACCTGCGTCGGGACCGCTGGACGGCAGCTGGGGCACTACCGCGGGCTCTGCACGGTCACGCGGGGGCCGTCGGGGACCGCGGTGTTGTGTACATCTCGGGGGGCAAGGCAGGGAGAGGCGAGGGCGGAGCGAGCAGCCTCCGGGACTTATACGTCCTGGGCCCTGAGGAGCAGGCTTGGAGTAAGAGGGCACCCATGGGGACCGCACGTTTCGGGCACCACATGGCAGTGCTGCGCGGCGCTGTGTTTGCTTTTCTGGGGCGATACGAGCCCTTCTCTGAGATCGAGCGCTACGATCCCGGCGCCGACCAGTGGACTCGGTTGCGGCCGCTACCCTACGACCGCTTCTGCTATGGGCTGGCCGTGGTCGAGGAGACAGCGTTGCTGCTGGGCGGCCTCAAGTGGCGGGACTCGCGCCAGGTGCCTACCCGCAACGTGGTGGGCTACGACCTTGACTTGGACCGTTGGGAGGACATCGGCTGCGCGTTGCCCTGGGCCTGGAGTGGCCTGCAGTGCGCAGTGCTGCAGCTGGCCGACGGTGGGGacgaggagagggagggagagcctGGAGAGGCGCTAGATTTAGTGCTAGGCTGA